From one Marinobacter sp. LV10MA510-1 genomic stretch:
- a CDS encoding type II secretion system protein N — protein MFGKSQTNTPGLRQNTENLPETNLQLTLRGVLAATGDFAGSALIEDERNNTDAYLVGDTLPGNAILRSVHPARIIIERSGKLEKLYFPEIDSPSGLSAVANETQSPEPAYTPPVLPNPALSQPDLSQSTGAPTASTDEQRRAEIRERLEQLRHSLRNGVDKLVSSVPRPRFFTRSQNVGAAPAF, from the coding sequence GTGTTTGGCAAGTCACAAACCAATACTCCGGGCCTTCGGCAAAACACAGAGAATCTGCCCGAAACCAATCTACAGCTGACCTTACGGGGCGTTCTGGCGGCCACCGGCGACTTTGCCGGCAGTGCACTGATTGAAGACGAGCGCAACAACACCGACGCCTATCTGGTGGGTGACACCCTACCCGGCAACGCAATACTGCGTTCGGTTCACCCTGCACGAATCATCATTGAGCGTTCAGGTAAGCTGGAAAAATTGTATTTTCCGGAAATCGACAGCCCTAGTGGTTTAAGCGCTGTTGCTAATGAAACGCAAAGCCCCGAGCCTGCCTATACGCCTCCGGTGCTTCCGAATCCGGCACTCTCACAACCTGACCTCTCACAATCTACCGGCGCTCCCACTGCGTCTACTGACGAACAACGACGAGCCGAAATACGCGAAAGGCTTGAGCAGTTACGCCACAGCTTGCGCAATGGGGTTGATAAGCTTGTTTCTAGCGTCCCAAGACCGCGCTTCTTTACCCGCAGCCAGAATGTCGGTGCAGCGCCGGCTTTTTAA
- the gspE gene encoding type II secretion system ATPase GspE encodes MSSEIQQLPYNNNSAASRLPFSFAKRNGVIVTRAGNGETVILVRPGSSHIALAEANRLCGGRARFATVEADKFDQALNDAYQNDSTAAMQMVEGIGDDMDLASLADSVPETEDLLEQEDDAPIIRLINAILTEAVKTGASDVHIETYETRLIIRFRVDGVLREIVQPKRALAPLLVSRIKVMAKLDIAEKRIPQDGRIALRVAGREVDIRVSTMPSSVGERVVLRLLDKQAGAIRLKSLGMGGYDLKKLRKLIYRPYGILLVTGPTGSGKSTTLYAALQEINDRSRNILTVEDPIEYNLPGIGQTQVNTKADMTFARGLRAILRQDPDVVMIGEVRDLETAEIAVQASLTGHLVLSTLHTNSAVGAITRMMDMGIEPFLISSSIVGIVAQRLVRLLCPYCREAYEPTPEQCEFLQQDPANPPRIFRARGCAHCNDLGYRGRIGIYETVEISESLCALIHKRAGELVLEREARQHSPSIHADGVAKILAGITSVEEVLRVTHRNQ; translated from the coding sequence GTGAGCTCAGAAATCCAACAACTGCCGTACAATAATAATAGCGCTGCCAGCAGGCTGCCGTTTTCGTTTGCCAAACGCAACGGCGTTATTGTGACCCGCGCAGGTAACGGCGAAACAGTTATTCTGGTGCGCCCCGGCTCTTCCCACATTGCGTTGGCCGAAGCCAACCGCCTGTGCGGAGGGCGCGCCCGCTTTGCCACCGTTGAAGCGGATAAGTTCGATCAGGCCCTGAACGACGCCTACCAGAATGATTCTACCGCTGCCATGCAAATGGTTGAGGGTATTGGTGACGACATGGACCTGGCGTCGTTAGCGGATTCGGTGCCAGAAACCGAAGACTTGTTGGAACAGGAAGACGACGCTCCTATTATACGTCTGATTAACGCGATACTGACTGAAGCGGTGAAAACCGGTGCTTCAGACGTTCATATTGAAACCTATGAAACGCGATTGATTATACGTTTCCGGGTAGACGGCGTTCTACGCGAGATTGTGCAGCCCAAGCGGGCACTGGCGCCTTTGCTGGTGTCTCGTATCAAGGTTATGGCCAAACTCGATATTGCCGAAAAGCGTATTCCCCAGGATGGCCGTATTGCGCTGCGGGTTGCTGGTAGGGAAGTGGATATCCGCGTGTCAACCATGCCTTCGTCGGTCGGTGAGAGGGTGGTGCTACGATTGCTCGACAAGCAAGCTGGCGCTATACGTCTGAAATCTCTGGGCATGGGCGGATACGACCTGAAAAAACTGCGCAAGCTGATCTATCGTCCCTACGGTATTTTGTTGGTAACAGGCCCGACAGGCTCCGGTAAGTCCACGACTTTGTACGCGGCATTGCAGGAAATAAATGACCGCAGCCGCAATATTCTGACGGTAGAAGATCCCATTGAGTATAACCTGCCGGGGATTGGCCAGACCCAGGTTAATACCAAAGCGGATATGACCTTCGCCCGGGGTCTACGTGCAATTCTGCGGCAAGACCCTGATGTGGTGATGATTGGCGAAGTGCGAGACCTTGAAACGGCGGAAATTGCAGTTCAGGCGAGTTTGACTGGGCACCTGGTGTTGTCCACCTTGCACACCAATTCTGCGGTGGGTGCGATTACGCGGATGATGGATATGGGCATCGAACCTTTTCTAATTTCATCAAGCATTGTGGGTATTGTGGCCCAGCGCTTGGTGCGATTATTGTGCCCCTATTGCCGTGAAGCCTATGAGCCTACGCCGGAGCAGTGTGAATTTCTGCAGCAGGACCCGGCCAACCCGCCGCGAATATTTCGCGCCAGAGGCTGCGCACACTGTAACGATCTGGGCTATCGCGGCCGCATCGGTATTTACGAAACCGTGGAAATTAGCGAAAGTCTCTGTGCGCTGATTCATAAGCGCGCCGGCGAGCTGGTCTTGGAACGGGAGGCTCGCCAGCATAGCCCTAGCATTCATGCCGACGGCGTTGCCAAGATTTTGGCGGGCATCACCAGCGTGGAAGAAGTGCTTCGCGTTACCCACCGGAACCAATAA
- the gspF gene encoding type II secretion system inner membrane protein GspF, whose amino-acid sequence MPAFEYKALDARGKQTQGVLEADAPRAVRQQLREKGLTPLAVEPAVGKLGRGPSLNGSGSLSAADLALVTRQMATLIQSGIPIEQTLSVTSKQSNNSRIRSMLIVIRAKVMEGHSFANSLGEFPRAFPRLFCSTVAAGEHAGHLDLVLNRLADYTESRQEARQKIQLAAIYPIILSVVAISIVVFLLTYVVPDIIAVFVRQGQQLPLLTRAMLAMSDFLLSYGIYLLMALGAGLVAFRFAMGKPAFRMRMHKRLLHLPLLAGMVRGVNTARYASTLSILTTSGVPLVDAMRIAGEVLGNDYLRQELKNAARKVSEGGALHRALDQSGYFPPMMLHMIASGELDSMLERTARMQENTLQAKIAAIVGLFEPLMLLLMGGVVLIIVMAIMLPILNMSNLVG is encoded by the coding sequence ATGCCGGCTTTTGAGTACAAGGCGCTGGACGCTCGCGGGAAACAGACACAAGGCGTACTTGAAGCCGATGCACCGCGGGCGGTCCGCCAGCAGCTGCGGGAAAAAGGGTTGACGCCACTGGCGGTAGAGCCGGCTGTGGGAAAACTGGGGCGAGGCCCCTCATTGAATGGCAGCGGCTCCCTAAGTGCGGCGGATCTGGCGTTGGTGACGCGCCAGATGGCGACTTTGATCCAGTCCGGGATTCCCATAGAGCAGACTCTGAGCGTTACCTCAAAACAATCAAATAATTCGCGTATTCGCAGTATGTTAATCGTTATTCGCGCCAAGGTGATGGAGGGTCATAGCTTCGCCAACAGCCTGGGCGAGTTCCCGCGGGCCTTTCCGCGGCTGTTCTGCTCAACAGTCGCCGCGGGCGAACACGCTGGCCATCTTGATCTGGTATTGAACCGGCTCGCGGATTACACCGAAAGTCGCCAGGAAGCTCGCCAGAAAATTCAGTTGGCGGCTATTTACCCAATTATTCTGAGCGTGGTCGCCATTTCCATTGTGGTGTTTTTGCTCACCTATGTGGTGCCGGACATCATCGCGGTGTTTGTTCGCCAGGGGCAACAGTTGCCGTTGCTGACGCGGGCCATGCTGGCCATGTCGGATTTTTTGCTGAGCTACGGCATCTATCTGTTAATGGCCCTGGGCGCCGGTCTTGTGGCTTTTCGTTTTGCCATGGGTAAACCGGCGTTTCGCATGCGCATGCACAAACGCCTGCTGCACTTACCGCTACTGGCAGGTATGGTGCGGGGCGTTAATACGGCCCGCTACGCCAGTACCCTGAGTATACTGACCACCAGTGGTGTGCCGCTGGTGGACGCCATGCGCATTGCCGGGGAGGTTCTCGGTAACGATTATCTGCGCCAGGAGCTAAAAAATGCTGCGCGTAAAGTCAGTGAGGGCGGAGCATTACACAGGGCGCTGGATCAGAGCGGTTATTTTCCGCCGATGATGCTGCACATGATTGCCAGTGGCGAGCTGGACAGCATGCTGGAGCGCACGGCCAGAATGCAGGAAAACACTCTGCAGGCAAAAATTGCCGCGATCGTTGGCCTGTTTGAGCCATTGATGCTGTTGCTGATGGGTGGAGTGGTGTTGATTATAGTGATGGCCATTATGCTGCCGATTCTGAATATGAGTAATTTAGTGGGCTAG
- the gspG gene encoding type II secretion system major pseudopilin GspG, whose protein sequence is MKRSNSPVGRRNQGFTLIEIMVVMVIFGLLVAIVAPNIMGRSDQAKVTVAQTQLSNIGNALDLYRLDNSRYPSTQQGLEALVNEPAGSPKPKNWNADGYLKNVPEDPWGTAYQYVSPGTEGAYDLYSLGSDGQEGGESDAADLSIWNTKG, encoded by the coding sequence ATGAAGCGTTCGAACTCTCCCGTAGGTCGCCGCAACCAGGGCTTCACCCTTATCGAAATTATGGTGGTAATGGTCATTTTTGGTTTGCTGGTCGCTATTGTGGCGCCCAATATTATGGGTCGCAGCGATCAGGCCAAGGTCACTGTGGCACAAACCCAGCTCAGCAATATTGGCAATGCTCTGGATTTGTATCGCCTTGACAACAGCCGTTACCCGTCAACCCAGCAAGGGCTGGAAGCCCTGGTTAATGAGCCGGCGGGCAGCCCGAAGCCGAAAAACTGGAACGCCGACGGCTACCTGAAAAACGTTCCGGAAGACCCTTGGGGCACGGCTTACCAGTACGTTAGCCCGGGCACGGAAGGCGCTTATGATCTTTACTCGTTGGGTTCAGACGGCCAGGAAGGCGGCGAAAGCGACGCCGCTGACCTCAGTATATGGAATACCAAAGGCTGA
- the gspH gene encoding type II secretion system minor pseudopilin GspH, with protein MPRNTPQNGFTLIEILVVLVIIGLMAALAVFTMGGSSQQRELEVEVQDLYLRMQVVSEQAMLNNLEAGLVIEADNYQFVVFDDETRAWKTSQERLFQVHALPSWLSVDTTVAADAPRLTNENNTLRPNIVFFSSGESTAFEIELMARGQASPPHRLYSDGIALIHWQKPGAEAEGP; from the coding sequence TTGCCACGTAACACCCCCCAGAATGGCTTCACTCTGATCGAAATATTGGTGGTGCTGGTTATTATTGGCCTAATGGCGGCCCTGGCGGTGTTCACTATGGGCGGCAGCTCGCAGCAGCGCGAGCTGGAAGTTGAGGTTCAGGATTTGTATCTGCGAATGCAGGTAGTGTCCGAACAAGCCATGTTAAACAATCTGGAAGCGGGCCTGGTAATAGAGGCTGACAACTATCAGTTTGTAGTGTTCGATGATGAAACCCGTGCTTGGAAAACCAGCCAAGAACGGCTGTTTCAGGTACACGCCCTGCCATCCTGGCTGTCAGTAGACACAACCGTGGCCGCTGACGCCCCGCGCTTAACGAATGAAAATAATACGTTACGGCCGAATATTGTGTTTTTTTCTAGCGGAGAAAGCACAGCTTTCGAAATTGAATTGATGGCGAGGGGCCAGGCATCGCCACCCCATCGCTTGTATTCTGACGGTATTGCACTCATACACTGGCAAAAGCCCGGCGCTGAGGCGGAGGGTCCATGA
- the gspI gene encoding type II secretion system minor pseudopilin GspI: MSRSRGFTLIEVLVALLIFGLIATAAAQVGSQYIASYERVRDKTLAAWLAENRINEIRLKSRLPATSDAASDQEFGPYRWQVITRVTATADSDIRRVEVSVSRYRDESSDPYTVHSLAAFVGAR; this comes from the coding sequence ATGAGTCGGTCACGGGGCTTCACCTTAATCGAAGTGCTTGTGGCCCTGCTGATTTTTGGCTTGATTGCAACGGCGGCTGCGCAAGTGGGCAGCCAGTATATTGCCAGTTACGAACGTGTTCGCGATAAAACCCTGGCGGCATGGCTGGCAGAAAACCGAATCAACGAAATAAGGCTGAAAAGTCGTTTGCCGGCCACCAGTGACGCCGCCAGCGACCAAGAGTTTGGGCCCTACCGCTGGCAAGTCATCACCCGGGTAACAGCCACGGCAGATTCTGACATCCGGCGTGTTGAGGTGAGCGTTAGCCGCTACCGGGACGAATCTTCAGACCCTTACACGGTGCACAGCCTGGCCGCTTTTGTGGGTGCAAGATGA
- the gspJ gene encoding type II secretion system minor pseudopilin GspJ, giving the protein MACQRGFTLMEMLIAVTITAVIGLGVWQVLNGVINARDRVDEVADEFAALQRTMLLFERDMNQIINRPARDIFGDVQPALTSRSEPSNLLFTRQGWRNPLGQRRSELQRVAWEYDGNALVRSYWPTLDQGQEDNRRQAQVLDGLKTFKLRFLDSNRQWHDNWPVQGPFASTTVDNETPALPAGLELTIEHDRFGTLERLFVLTDFDAGKAQASLSRNVEGNISDRAADEEASVQAGGQ; this is encoded by the coding sequence ATGGCGTGCCAACGCGGCTTCACATTAATGGAAATGCTGATAGCCGTTACCATTACCGCCGTGATTGGCCTTGGTGTCTGGCAGGTTTTAAACGGCGTTATCAACGCCCGCGACCGGGTAGACGAAGTGGCCGATGAGTTTGCGGCGCTTCAGCGCACCATGCTGTTGTTTGAACGGGATATGAACCAGATCATCAATCGCCCGGCGCGGGATATTTTTGGCGACGTTCAGCCTGCACTGACCAGTCGTAGTGAACCTTCCAACCTGCTTTTTACCCGTCAGGGCTGGCGCAACCCGCTGGGCCAGCGCCGCAGCGAATTGCAACGCGTTGCATGGGAATACGATGGCAATGCACTGGTGCGCAGTTACTGGCCAACGCTAGACCAGGGTCAGGAAGACAATCGCAGGCAAGCGCAGGTGCTGGACGGGCTAAAGACGTTCAAGCTGCGTTTTCTGGACAGTAACCGCCAGTGGCATGACAACTGGCCTGTTCAGGGGCCGTTTGCCAGCACCACAGTAGACAACGAAACGCCCGCGCTGCCTGCGGGCCTGGAGTTGACCATAGAGCACGACCGTTTTGGCACACTGGAGCGCCTCTTCGTACTAACAGATTTCGACGCCGGCAAGGCCCAGGCCAGTCTGAGCCGAAACGTTGAAGGCAACATCAGCGACAGAGCCGCCGATGAAGAGGCGTCAGTCCAAGCGGGCGGCCAATGA
- a CDS encoding general secretion pathway protein GspK, whose product MALVVILATGMARQQSFRVFKAGHYLAQQQGLSVALGAEAFAHQILITDYEEDNEAGTPIDSLDEFWAANSVVLPLDDGGVAEIQLDGLGGRLNLNDLIGADNEPDPVSRERLDQLLQNLQITGLKADVFIDWVDANNQTISAYGAEDGQYLLVSSPVTGLLTSRLPA is encoded by the coding sequence ATGGCACTGGTGGTTATACTGGCAACCGGAATGGCACGCCAACAAAGCTTTCGGGTGTTCAAGGCAGGGCATTATCTGGCTCAGCAGCAAGGGCTGAGTGTGGCCCTGGGTGCAGAAGCGTTCGCCCACCAGATACTGATCACAGATTACGAAGAAGACAACGAAGCTGGAACGCCGATCGACAGCCTGGACGAATTCTGGGCGGCCAACTCCGTTGTGCTGCCGTTAGACGACGGCGGCGTTGCAGAGATACAGTTGGACGGTTTGGGCGGCAGGCTGAACCTGAATGACCTTATAGGTGCCGATAACGAGCCAGACCCGGTCAGCCGTGAACGCTTGGACCAACTACTGCAGAACCTTCAGATAACAGGCCTGAAAGCCGATGTGTTTATTGACTGGGTGGATGCAAATAACCAGACCATCAGTGCTTATGGTGCCGAAGACGGCCAATATCTGCTGGTTAGCAGCCCGGTTACCGGGCTGCTAACCAGCCGTTTGCCAGCGTAA
- a CDS encoding type II secretion system protein GspK, translating into MRLLEGVTEESYQALRPFVAALPVSGLGINVNTASAQVLQTLHPDLNAAQVKAVIDRRKEQRFENIKDFLALPQFSGLGLKPEGLTLQTRFFEVVARITYDKRVVHLISTVYRDPEGKVSTLHRDTGQKNQITKAPFNILEG; encoded by the coding sequence TTGCGCCTGCTGGAGGGCGTGACCGAGGAAAGCTATCAGGCGCTAAGGCCTTTCGTGGCGGCGCTGCCGGTCAGTGGCCTGGGTATCAATGTAAACACTGCCAGCGCGCAGGTGTTACAAACCTTGCACCCGGATTTGAACGCGGCCCAGGTAAAGGCGGTGATTGATAGGCGAAAAGAACAACGATTTGAAAACATCAAAGATTTTCTGGCGCTGCCGCAATTTTCCGGTCTAGGCTTGAAACCAGAGGGCCTTACTTTGCAAACCCGCTTTTTTGAGGTTGTTGCACGAATTACCTACGATAAACGGGTTGTGCACCTGATCAGCACCGTTTACCGCGACCCGGAAGGCAAGGTGTCTACGTTGCACCGGGACACAGGGCAGAAAAACCAGATTACCAAAGCGCCGTTTAACATCTTGGAAGGATAA
- the gspL gene encoding type II secretion system protein GspL, producing MSYRLYVRSVSGSVAVEQQPGERRYSWALLDSAGHCQTRGEADSQDDIEQTLAQNAIEHSLLIGLIPGDEAAFCLANIPAKQQRFIAQALPYAVEEQLAQDIETLHLALGNHGDQGYRVAAIDRERMANWVGVYSGWRDLTLSGIYADASLLPPRADGWSACVDGEVTMLLGPAGEWLSVQTSNLSLFLQTLLVPGNDAATALTLYLEGQAGDEPSLLMTNRVAQDEIEITTEHFERLPVELLALSHQHPGAGAINLCQGNFATGPAKKSALTPWRPLILVAAAWLVLQLSLETGLGWYYQNQADNLNAQAMSFYRQAFPDDRRTHPGNARRVVEGQLRQNADSGPSLNFITLMKFTGQQYAAVSGSNGIRFNSLNYNQARGELVVDLRADSYDLMSRLRNGLAAQGLDAQIGSVVNEAGEIRGRLTVSGG from the coding sequence ATGTCTTATCGCCTGTATGTGCGGTCGGTTTCAGGCTCTGTCGCTGTAGAACAACAGCCAGGCGAACGGCGTTACAGTTGGGCGCTGCTGGACAGTGCCGGCCATTGCCAGACCAGAGGCGAAGCCGATAGCCAGGATGACATCGAGCAGACGCTGGCGCAGAACGCTATTGAACACAGCCTCCTGATTGGGTTGATTCCCGGTGACGAGGCGGCATTCTGTTTGGCCAATATACCCGCAAAACAACAGCGGTTTATTGCCCAGGCATTGCCTTATGCGGTTGAAGAACAGCTAGCGCAGGATATAGAAACCCTGCACCTGGCGCTCGGTAACCACGGCGATCAGGGCTACCGCGTAGCCGCGATTGATCGTGAGCGCATGGCCAACTGGGTCGGTGTGTACAGCGGTTGGCGCGACCTTACTTTGAGTGGCATATACGCCGACGCGTCGCTGCTCCCGCCCAGGGCTGACGGTTGGAGCGCCTGTGTAGATGGCGAGGTGACCATGTTGCTGGGCCCGGCCGGCGAGTGGTTGAGTGTGCAAACCTCCAATCTAAGCTTGTTCCTGCAAACACTGCTAGTGCCCGGCAACGACGCGGCTACGGCTCTGACCTTGTATCTTGAAGGGCAGGCGGGCGATGAGCCGTCTTTACTCATGACGAACAGGGTCGCTCAAGATGAAATAGAGATTACGACTGAACATTTCGAGCGCTTGCCAGTGGAACTGTTGGCCCTGTCTCACCAGCACCCGGGCGCAGGCGCCATCAACCTTTGCCAGGGCAACTTTGCCACTGGCCCGGCGAAAAAAAGTGCTCTGACGCCCTGGAGGCCCTTAATTCTGGTCGCGGCGGCCTGGCTGGTACTTCAACTGTCTTTAGAAACAGGGCTAGGCTGGTATTATCAAAATCAGGCCGACAACCTGAATGCACAGGCCATGAGTTTTTACCGACAGGCATTTCCCGACGATCGGCGCACCCACCCCGGCAATGCGCGCAGGGTGGTTGAGGGCCAGCTCAGACAAAACGCTGACAGCGGCCCGAGTCTGAATTTTATAACCCTGATGAAATTTACCGGCCAGCAGTATGCGGCGGTTTCTGGTAGCAACGGTATTCGCTTCAATTCGCTGAATTATAACCAGGCCCGCGGTGAACTGGTGGTGGATTTACGCGCAGACAGTTACGACCTGATGAGCCGGTTGCGCAATGGGCTTGCGGCCCAGGGGCTGGATGCACAAATTGGATCGGTGGTGAACGAAGCCGGTGAAATTCGCGGGCGTTTAACGGTTTCAGGAGGTTAA
- the gspM gene encoding type II secretion system protein GspM has protein sequence MLEKLKNQAGVRKLQVQYLQLPPRDQKALRWLAVAVLAGVLYFALWLPATGYHDRAQTSRLNAAQLLAWMNGNAASISALAGAIPVDDGADSAIEKPADSRALMGLVTRTARESGLLLQRFEPGSDNSVRIWMDNVPFADVASWLVTLSVENGVVIDQAALEQTA, from the coding sequence ATGCTGGAAAAATTGAAAAACCAAGCCGGTGTACGCAAACTTCAGGTGCAGTATCTGCAACTCCCCCCGCGGGATCAAAAAGCCCTGCGGTGGCTGGCCGTTGCCGTACTGGCGGGTGTTTTGTATTTCGCCCTCTGGCTGCCGGCCACCGGTTATCACGATCGCGCGCAGACATCGCGGCTCAACGCCGCCCAGCTGCTGGCCTGGATGAACGGCAACGCTGCCAGTATAAGCGCGCTTGCAGGAGCGATCCCGGTTGATGATGGCGCCGACAGCGCTATCGAAAAGCCAGCAGACAGTCGCGCCTTGATGGGGTTGGTGACTCGCACGGCAAGGGAGTCCGGGCTGTTGTTGCAGCGCTTTGAGCCTGGCAGTGATAACTCTGTTCGTATATGGATGGATAACGTACCCTTTGCCGATGTGGCATCCTGGCTGGTAACTCTGAGTGTCGAAAATGGCGTTGTAATAGATCAGGCGGCGCTGGAACAGACCGCCTAA
- the gorA gene encoding glutathione-disulfide reductase → MSDSADYDLIVIGAGSGGVRLARISAQRGARVAVVESRYLGGTCVNVGCVPKKLFVYGAHVHDELEDAAGYGWQVPLADVKFDWPTLLANKNREIERLNGIYGRLLENAGVTILNGSARLSGPNTVVIGDKSYSAKHITVATGSWPVVPDIPGKEHLLTSNEMFFLPELPQHAVVWGGGYIAVEFAGILAGLGVKTTLLYRGDLFLRGFDDDIRTFTAQEMVKKGVDLQFNVTIESVTGASGDYSVLLSNGETLKTGLVMAATGRRALVDGLGLAELGVALNGSGHVVVNDYFQTEVPSISALGDVIGTPQLTPVALAQAMVLSRRLFGDGEGEMDYAAIPTAVFCQPNIGTVGLTEQEARLAGHSLRVYRSEFRPMKYTLSGRDERCMMKLVVDNRTDKVLGAHMVGTDSGEITQGLAIAIKAGATKAQFDATLGIHPTSAEEFVTMREPVRVDPD, encoded by the coding sequence GTGTCTGACTCAGCAGATTACGACTTGATTGTGATAGGTGCCGGTTCTGGTGGCGTTCGATTGGCCCGCATATCCGCCCAGCGCGGTGCGCGGGTAGCGGTGGTGGAATCGCGTTACCTGGGCGGTACCTGCGTAAATGTGGGTTGCGTACCCAAAAAACTGTTTGTTTATGGCGCCCACGTTCACGATGAACTGGAAGACGCCGCAGGTTACGGCTGGCAGGTGCCTCTTGCCGACGTAAAGTTCGATTGGCCCACATTGCTCGCTAACAAAAATCGCGAGATCGAGCGCCTGAACGGCATTTATGGTCGCCTGTTGGAAAACGCCGGCGTGACCATTCTCAATGGCAGTGCCCGCTTGAGCGGGCCAAACACAGTGGTTATTGGCGATAAAAGCTACAGCGCCAAACACATTACGGTTGCCACTGGCAGTTGGCCCGTAGTGCCTGACATTCCCGGCAAAGAGCACCTACTGACGTCTAACGAAATGTTCTTCTTACCGGAACTTCCACAGCATGCAGTCGTTTGGGGCGGTGGCTATATAGCCGTAGAGTTTGCCGGTATTTTGGCTGGCCTTGGTGTTAAAACCACACTGCTGTATCGCGGGGACCTGTTTCTTCGTGGCTTTGACGACGACATTCGCACGTTTACGGCCCAGGAAATGGTGAAGAAAGGCGTGGATCTGCAATTCAACGTCACTATCGAATCGGTCACCGGCGCAAGCGGCGATTATTCAGTGCTTTTGAGCAACGGCGAAACACTCAAAACCGGTCTCGTTATGGCCGCGACCGGACGCCGCGCGCTCGTTGACGGCCTTGGCCTGGCTGAGCTTGGCGTGGCGCTGAATGGCTCGGGCCACGTGGTGGTAAACGACTATTTCCAGACCGAAGTGCCCTCAATCTCTGCGCTCGGTGACGTGATCGGCACCCCCCAGTTGACCCCGGTCGCTTTGGCCCAGGCGATGGTGTTGTCACGAAGGTTGTTTGGCGATGGTGAAGGCGAGATGGACTACGCGGCGATACCCACCGCGGTTTTCTGCCAACCAAACATCGGCACCGTAGGCCTGACCGAGCAGGAAGCTCGTCTGGCAGGGCATAGCCTGCGAGTTTACCGCTCGGAATTCAGACCCATGAAGTACACCTTAAGCGGGCGCGATGAACGCTGCATGATGAAACTGGTGGTTGATAACCGCACCGACAAAGTGCTGGGCGCTCACATGGTAGGGACAGACTCCGGTGAAATCACCCAGGGCCTTGCTATTGCGATCAAGGCCGGGGCCACCAAGGCGCAATTTGACGCAACGCTGGGCATTCATCCAACGTCAGCGGAAGAGTTTGTCACCATGCGGGAGCCTGTTCGGGTTGATCCTGACTGA